A stretch of the Pelmatolapia mariae isolate MD_Pm_ZW linkage group LG23, Pm_UMD_F_2, whole genome shotgun sequence genome encodes the following:
- the prrc2c gene encoding protein PRRC2C: MSEKSGQSTKAKDGKTKYATLSLFNTYKGKSLETQKTAVAARHGLQSLGKVAVSRRMPPPANLPSLKAENKGNDPNVNIVPKDGSGWASRTEAGEERQQETPPPQNKPAVVQPQDLSVGGSRSWANSKQTQLDGSPRVSSHFHQEFPSLQAAGEVKDGQEEEPYGPGPSLRPQNVGSWREGGGRNLNTAPSPPEMENRAVEEGSTAPGTSTPPVEADEPGRNTTTDGQREKKDPRERLPPSGPPQPKVNGGQQPPAGVPTHFDPAFRSMMPPYMFHAYPQMSFGAGQGNFRYPVPQDGAKAPRSARPQQPPPQSWLQDPDRPSIISATELKELDNLDTDADEGWAGAQMEVDYTEKLNFSDDEENQAAKDKGENWEWLGKVDRMRSRPTDSQEGWKEGSEDRGGSKASWTESVDPRAPSPGSMGQYNKSAATQDFQAGNRSGGGGAQRGGKAQAAGAPGAEEDSEAWRQKRKKSSEISEAVERARRRREEEERRMEEQRLAACAEKLKRLNEKHRQANEGKPSSAQTTNDEAGAPREEASLSTPAPVSSPAPSVPVSQSQATVMQTSLPERGDRDRDRIERDRAEPNAEEEVHLPRQPTPPVQRPVALAPEQPQGEGETSLAEVGPIMDENQTDRTSVPIRDYFNMEDNRVDEPHMSLPHKETPAGDEVTIAQSPLEGEAAAAMRPSVISGYSKQFQKSLPPRFLRQQEQMKQQQWQQQQQQQSGGSVSPSGGGSVPAAQQQQQQQQQHRSMYQPIGPHHQHLASMGFDPRWLMMQSYMDPRMMSGRPPMDMPTNIHPGRMPPKQIVRREPGDNSSSSSDSFDHLTRPVRDHGLPSDSRMVWGSDPYPQSEPLPSVTPPKGRDDNKEQRMDSGLDLDRGLPAIYPQDHGSLDSRKSNFFRDPSESLSAFTQGPEDVPGPLDRVPVGTGFDPEEPGLPSGEEVEALGQAMLQRNVSQGSSHSLKLEEPRFDGLPLGTKSLEIQEAGERTDDKPQNELYSQAAVTNNRATPPADGLHKQEKLPLPAPSKQKAELRWGGRSGAGRREGPGGDRPARRSGPIKKPVLRDMKEEREQREEREKRHERGERGDRPKKEQSSKAPSAAAVVSEDSRPHGEGKRETAEAEETPTTHQRARDSQPSSGAPTSSSQEEKVEKAPSNDKHPEPKLPSRKESNLPPRSYRREEREREREREKEMDKDREREWPADSNFKGRGRGEYYSRGRSYRGTYSGRGRGSRGRSRAEYPYREPRSRSDLPSAAGAAAFRNREESETRSESSDFEVIPKRRRRRGSDTDSESEGGRESASDTGPSDREPSTKPSRPLRREFPGEGRSVPHKPGFGPPHMGEKVGSRADDESRPKPGFLPKGEPSRRGRGGLYSRRGGARERGGPRSAPLRRPAAREPSSQWPSKPMETFRPEDAESTSRFDNPPTDRRPPKSEGKKFGEGGPQSSRERPRRSRPARPPRQDKPPRFRRLKEREAAVLASGESAPSPPVPLPSVPPAAAVPSTATAPVPLSPTLSRAPGTPLTVPAETAASMPTPDLPSPLEAPLPDTSSPTITAAGTKSPDLSNQNSSDQANEEWETASESSDFNERREREEKKGAVEAANGAATASAPAPAPPQGSLTPSKSSPDGGVTPKRDGAPGAKRSFSSQRPTERQNRRGNSGAKPGRSYTGGKGERRGGAKAGRKGPAAQQNSETAALAPGGAAQRPAKEQPSRRKDEAKQATKKPKENALSQFDLNNYASVVIIDDHPEVTTTEDPQSSANDDGFTEVVSRKQQKRLQDEEKRKKEEQTTQNWGKKGPGEKSRGSGGKLPPRFAKKQSSQQQQQQQQQQAPQSQPPVAAAPQAQQQPSVPAAQHPHHASSQPAASPQTLEGTVAPLPSVPPAAADFTSKSLPPAPAQTHSTLGTELWENKVAGGTILPDVKKLGPISPPQPPSVSAWNKPLTSFTGTVSSEGIKPGAEGSVELGIDSIQFGAPSSAGSTDSDGVPALLESGSENKLPAPKEQRQKQPRAGPIKTQKLPEMEPVETKEYKPGPIGKERSLKNRKAKDARGGEGDGMEGGVPGGGASRAADSSPPTSDTTVPELGGDIEGMITVPSAEYNSNSKESVTDYTTPSSSLADSVPTGGNKMEESLVANVALPHSLPLPRRETLQQSSSLSTVSPATVDLTLKMESARKAWENSPSLEKSSPVTTSSSPITSCASSYSSFSSASIPQIPVASVTPSTSLSGSATYTTSSLSTKTTTASDPPNICKVKPQQLQGGSLSSSSNSSSSSSFSQLGCVPPLLPQQQQTPQVYVSQSAAGSAAQIPAFYMDTSHLFSTPHPRLAPPSLAQQQGFQPGLSQPTAVQQIPIPIYAPLQGQPQHQHTHQAQLGLGAGPPVSQPQDLFSSSLQPYRSQQAFMQSNLSQPSMMLSGPSLHSYPGVQAPELGKPQSNLAYQQPSSTQHIPILFEPQLNQPSGMGGSQLIDTHLLQTRQGMNQHSNMYSGQVQQHGQSSYYSNTQSPSSAMQQVTVPLPGSQLSLPNFGSGGGQPLLALPPTPPQTQPPNINRQPPVSQPYRGIMGPNHSMMQPPTSKMDMDMKLFGSGMDVKPGTPPVTGRSTTPTSSPYRASSTSPSSQSSKMNSMLYQKQFQPSSAGMRMTQHFPGQFNPQLLSQPSIVSPLVRPPHANSFAGGVQRSPMGPPMSPNVSGGLMPHPRPQHPQHSQHPPRGPPGSTLAPRVTQAALKAEQDLKAKQRAEVLQSTHKFFSEQQQQQLKAPQASKASRIDQGGKPPLDTSAPNHQTGGERPDSEKPSASTAKPIRTGPIKPQAIKPEEGK, from the exons CTGGCCGAAACACAACCACTGATGGCCAAAGGGAGAAGAAGGATCCCAGGGAGAGGTTACCTCCCTCTGGCCCCCCTCAGCCTAAAGTTAATGGAGGCCAACAGCCTCCTGCTGGCGTACCAACTCACTTTGACCCTGCTTTCAGGAGCATGATGCCACCTTAT ATGTTCCACGCCTATCCGCAAATGTCCTTTGGTGCAGGGCAGGGGAACTTCAGATACCCTGTACCGCAAGATGGGGCAAA gGCTCCTCGTTCAGCACGACCTCAGCAGCCACCCCCACAATCCTGGCTTCAAGACCCAGACAGACCCTCTATTATCAGTGCAACTGAACTGAAGGAACTCGACAACTTGGACACTGATGCTGATGAGGGCTGGGCAG GAGCTCAGATGGAGGTGGACTACACTGAGAAACTTAACTTCAGTGATGATGAGGAGAACCAAGCTGCTAAAGACAAGGGAGAAAACTG GGAATGGCTGGGTAAAGTGGATCGTATGAGATCTCGGCCAACGGACAGTCAGGAGGGCTGGAAGGAGGGATCTGAGGACCGTGGAGGAAGTAAAGCTTCATGGACTGAGAGTGTTGATCCCAGAGCCCCATCACCTGGCAGTATGGGGCAATATAATAAATCAGCTGCTACACAGGACTTCCAG GCTGGCAATCGCTCTGGTGGTGGTGGAGCTCAGCGTGGGGGCAAAGCACAGGCTGCAGGGGCACCTGGTGCTGAGGAGGATTCTGAAGCCTGGCGGCAAAAACGGAAAAAGTCTTCTGAAATTTCTGAAGCTGTAGAGCGAGCAAGAcggaggagagaggaagaggaacgCCGGATGGAAGAGCAACGGCTTGCTGCTTGTGCTGAAAAACTTAAACGTTTAAATGAAAAACACCGCCAGGCTAATGAGGGCAAGCCTTCCTCTGCTCAGACCACAAATGATGAGGCAGGAGCTCCCCGTGAGGAAGCATCTTTATCGACTCCTGCGCCTGTTTCTAGTCCTGCACCTTCAGTCCCAGTTTCACAATCACAAGCCACAGTCATGCAGACTTCCTTACCTGAGAGAGGGGATCGAGACAGAGATAGGATAGAGCGAGATAGAGCAGAACCAAATGCTGAGGAAGAGGTTCACCTGCCTCGTCAGCCCACCCCGCCTGTCCAGAGACCTGTAGCCTTAGCTCCAGAGCAGCCACAGGGCGAGGGAGAGACCTCCTTGGCTGAGGTTGGTCCCATAATGGACGAGAACCAAACTGATAGGACCTCAGTGCCAATCCGAGACTATTTTAACATGGAGGACAACAGAG tgGATGAGCCCCACATGTCTTTGCCCCACAAGGAAACCCCTGCTGGTGATGAAGTCACTATTGCACAATCACCGCTGGAAGGGGAGGCAGCAGCTGCTATGCGTCCTTCTGTTATCTCAGGCTATTCCAAACAGTTTCAAAAGTCTTTACCACCTCGATTCCTCAGACAGCAG GAACAGATGAAGCAGCAGCAAtggcaacaacagcagcaacagcagagtGGGGGCTCTGTGTCCCCCTCAGGTGGTGGCAGCGTTCCAGCTgcccaacaacaacagcagcagcaacagcagcaccgCTCCATGTACCAACCCATAGGCCCTCACCACCAACACTTGGCCTCCATGGGATTTGATCCCCGCTGGCTTATGATGCAGTCCTACATGGACCCTCGGATGATGTCAGGCCGGCCACCTATGGACATGCCAACTAACATTCACCCTG GGAGGATGCCACCTAAGCAGATTGTACGCAGGGAGCCAGGGGACAACTCAAGCTCTAGCTCGGATTCATTTGACCACTTAACCCGACCAGTTCGTGACCACGGCCTGCCCTCAGACTCACGGATGGTATGGGGATCGGATCCATACCCACAGTCAGAGCCATTACCTTCTGTAACTCCTCCAAAAGGAAGGGATGATAACAAGGagcaaag gATGGATTCTGGTTTGGATCTGGACAGGGGTCTTCCAGCTATCTATCCCCAAGATCACGGTTCATTGGACTCTCGTAAAAGTAACTTCTTCCGGGACCCTTCAGAGTCTCTATCAGCATTTACGCAGGGCCCGGAAGATGTGCCAGGACCTCTTGACAGAGTTCCTGTAGGCACAGGTTTTGACCCAGAGGAGCCAGGCTTACCAAGTGGGGAGGAGGTAGAAGCTCTTGGCCAAGCCATGCTCCAGAGAAATGTCTCACAAGGCTCCAGCCACTCTCTTAAGCTTGAAGAGCCAAGGTTTGACGGGCTACCCCTGGGAACAAAATCACTAGAGATACAGGAAGCAGGGGAACGAACTGATGATAAGCCCCAGAATGAGCTCTATTCTCAGGCTGCTGTAACAAATAACAGGGCTACCCCTCCTGCTGATGGATTACACAAACAAGAGAAGTTGCCTCTGCCAGCACCCAGCAAGCAGAAGGCTGAGCTGCGGTGGGGTGGGAGATCAGGAGCTGGACGCAGGGAAGGACCAGGAGGAGACAGACCTGCACGTAGATCTGGGCCAATAAAGAAACCTGTCTTAAGGGACATGAAAGAAGAGAGGGagcaaagagaagaaagagagaagcGTCATGAGAGAGGGGAAAGAGGGGATAGGCCCAAAAAGGAACAGTCGTCCAAAGCTCCATCTGCAGCTGCTGTTGTATCAGAAGACTCCAGGCCTCACGGTGAGGGAAAGAGAGAAACTGCAGAGGCGGAGGAAACCCCAACTACCCATCAGAGGGCCAGAGACTCTCAGCCTTCTTCTGGGGCTCCCACCTCTTCTTCTCAGGAGGAGAAGGTGGAAAAGGCACCCAGCAATGACAAACATCCAGAACCCAAACTACCCTCTCGGAAAGAGTCAAACCTCCCTCCACGTTCCTACCGGcgagaggaaagagagagggaacgAGAGCGGGAGAAGGAAATGGATAAGGACAGAGAGCGAGAATGGCCGGCAGACTCAAATTTCAAAGGTCGTGGTCGAGGGGAGTATTATTCCAGAGGACGGAGCTACCGTGGGACTTACAGTGGTAGAGGCAGGGGGAGTAGGGGTAGAAGCCGGGCAGAATACCCCTATCGAGAGCCCAGATCACGCTCAGATTTACCATCTGCTGCAGGTGCTGCTGCCTTTCGCAACAGGGAGGAAAGCGAAACACGAAGTGAGAGCTCAGACTTTGAGGTTATACCAAAACGTAGACGGCGCCGTGGTTCAGACACAGACTCTGAAAGTGAAGGCGGGAGGGAGTCTGCCAGTGATACTGGACCATCTGACCGTGAGCCTAGCACCAAACCTAGCCGTCCACTGAGAAGAGAGTTCCCTGGGGAGGGCCGGTCAGTACCTCACAAACCAGGCTTTGGACCACCTCACATGGGGGAAAAGGTTGGATCAAGAGCAGATGATGAAAGCCGCCCCAAACCAGGATTTCTTCCTAAAGGAGAGCCTTCTCGGCGAGGAAGAGGGGGATTATACAGCAGACGAGGTGGAGCGAGGGAGCGTGGAGGCCCACGCTCAGCCCCTCTTAGACGACCAGCAGCCAGAGAACCTTCTTCCCAGTGGCCCTCTAAACCCATGGAGACATTCAGGCCTGAAGATGCAGAGTCCACATCACGATTTGACAATCCTCCTACTGACCGACGACCCCCAAAATCTGAGGGGAAGAAATTTGGGGAGGGGGGTCCTCAAAGTAGCAGAGAGAGGCCTCGTCGATCTAGACCAGCACGGCCCCCAAGGCAAGATAAACCGCCCCGCTTTAGGCGTTTAAAGGAGCGTGAGGCTGCAGTTTTGGCTAGTGGAGAGTCAGCCCCCAGTCCCCCTGTTCCTTTACCCTCAgtgcctcctgctgctgctgtgccaAGCACTGCAACTGCCCCAGTCCCCCTCTCCCCAACTCTCTCTAGAGCTCCAGGAACCCCATTAACTGTGCCTGCAGAAACGGCAGCCTCTATGCCCACACCTGACCTGCCGTCTCCTTTAGAAGCGCCTTTGCCTGATACAAGTAGTCCCACTATTACTGCTGCTGGTACCAAGTCGCCTGATTTGTCAAATCAGAACTCGTCAGATCAGGCAAATGAGGAATGGGAAACTGCTTCTGAGAGCAGTGACTTTAATGAAAGGAGAGAGCgagaagagaagaaaggagCAGTGGAGGCTGCTAATGGAGCAGCTACAGCATCTGCACCAGCCCCTGCACCACCCCAGGGCTCTTTGACTCCCAGTAAAAGCTCACCTGATGGAGGGGTGACACCAAAACGTGATGGAGCTCCTGGAGCCAAGAGGAGCTTCTCGAGTCAGAGGCCTACAGAGAGACAGAATCGTAGAGGCAACAGTGGAGCCAAACCAGGGCGCAGCTACACAGGGGGcaagggagagaggagaggaggggccAAAGCTGGCCGCAAAGG CCCTGCAGCCCAGCAGAACTCAGAGACAGCAGCGCTAGCACCTGGAGGAGCAGCCCAGCGACCTGCAAAAGAGCAGCCCTCGCGTCGCAAAGATGAAGCTAAGCAGGCCACCAAGAAGCCCAAGGAGAATGCTCTTTCTCAGTTTGATCTCAACAATTATGCCA GTGTTGTGATTATTGATGACCACCCAGAGGTTACCACCACAGAGGACCCACAGTCCAGTGCCAACGATGATGGTTTTACAGAGGTTGTCTCCCGAAAACAACAGAAGCGTCTGCAGGATGAAGAGAAACGGAAAAAGGAAGAGCAAACTACTCAG AACTGGGGTAAAAAAGGCCCCGGTGAGAAGAGCAGAGGAAGTGGAGGAAAGCTGCCACCAAGATTTGCTAAAAAGCAGtcatcacagcagcagcagcagcagcaacaacaacaggccCCTCAGTCTCAGCCTCCTGTAGCTGCCGCCCCCCAGGCCCAGCAGCAGCCTTCAGTTCCTGCTGCCCAACATCCTCATCATGCCTCCTCCCAGCCTGCTGCTTCACCTCAGACTCTGGAAGGAACAGTGGCTCCTCTGCCCTCTGTTCCCCCTGCTGCTGCAGACTTCACGTCGAAGAGCCTACCCCCTGcacctgcacagacacacagtacTCTAGGTACTGAATTGTGGGAGAACAAGGTAGCGGGTGGTACCATCCTTCCTGACGTCAAGAAGC TTGGTCCAATAAGCCCTCCCCAGCCACCTTCTGTGAGTGCCTGGAACAAACCTCTTACCTCCTTTACTGGTACTGTCTCCTCTGAG gGTATTAAGCCTGGAGCTGAGGGCAGCGTGGAGCTGGGAATAGACAGTATTCAGTTTGGAGCGCCATCATCTGCAGGCAGCACTGACAGTGATGGAGTTCCTGCGTTGCTTGAAAGTGGCTCTGAAAACAAACTACCTGCTCCCAAagaacagagacagaaacaACCTCGAGCTGGTCCAATCAAAACACAGAAG CTACCAGAGATGGAACCAGTGGAAACCAAGGAGTACAAGCCAGGTCCCATTGGTAAAGAGCGCTCTCTAAAGAATCGTAAGGCCAAAGATGCACGTGGAGGAGAAGGTGATGGGATGGAGGGAGGAGTGCCTGGAGGAGGTGCTAGCAGAGCAGCAGACTCCAGTCCTCCCACTAGCGACACCACAGTACCAGAGCTGGGTGGAGACATTGAGGGCATGATCACAGTCCCCTCAGCAGAGTACAACAGCAACTCTAAG GAGTCTGTCACTGACTACACCACCCCCTCCTCGTCGTTGGCCGACAGCGTTCCCACAGGAGGCAACAAAATGGAAGAGAGTTTAGTGGCCAAT GTGGCACTACCGCACTCATTGCCTCTCCCTCGCCGAGAGACCCTCCAGCAGAGCTCCAGTCTCAGTACAGTCTCTCCAGCTACTGTTGACCTAACACTAAAG ATGGAATCCGCACGCAAAGCATGGGAGAATTCTCCAAGTCTGGAGAAGAGTTCTCCTGTCACCACCTCTTCATCCCCCATCACCTCCTGCGCTTCCTCAtactcctccttctcctcagcCTCCATACCACAGATCCCGGTGGCTTCTGTTACCCCCAGTACCTCACTATCAG GCTCTGCCACCTATACGACATCGTCCCTCAGTACCAAAACCACCACAGCCTCTGACCCCCCTAACATCTGTAAGGTGAAGCCCCAGCAGCTGCAAGGTGGAAGCCTGTCTTCTTCTAGCAatagcagcagtagcagcagcttCTCTCAGCTTGGCTGTGTGCCTCCCCTCCTGCCCCAGCAACAGCAGACCCCACAGGTGTACGTCTCCCAGTCTGCAGCAG GTTCTGCAGCTCAGATTCCAGCCTTCTACATGGACACTAGCCACCTCTTCAGCACACCCCATCCTCGTTTGGCTCCTCCTTCCCTGGCACAGCAGCAAGGTTTCCAGCCCGGCCTCTCACAG CCAACTGCCGTGCAGCAGATTCCTATCCCTATATATGCTCCTCTGCAAGGTCAGCCTCAGCATCAACACACGCATCAGGCTCAGCTAGGACTCGGCGCCGGTCCTCCAGTCTCACAGCCACAGGACCTCTTTAGCTCTTCACTGCAGCCTTACAG GTCTCAgcaggcattcatgcagagcaACTTATCACAGCCCTCTATGATGCTCTCAGGACCATCCCTCCACAGTTATCCTGGTGTGCAGGCACCTGAGCTGGGCAAGCCTCAGTCCAACTTGGCTTATCAACAACCCTCCTCCACCCAGCACATTCCCATTCTGTTTGAGCCGCAGCTGAACCAGCCCTCTGGCATGGGCGGGTCTCAGCTCATTGATACACACCTGCTGCAG ACTCGACAGGGAATGAATCAGCACTCGAACATGTACTCAGGGCAGGTGCAACAGCATGGTCAGAGTAGCTACTACAGCAACACACAGTCACCCAGTTCTGCAATGCAGCAG GTGACGGTCCCTCTACCTGGTTCCCAGCTGTCCCTGCCTAACTTTGGCTCGGGTGGAGGCCAGCCCCTCTTGGCACTACCTCCCACTCCTCCCCAAACCCAGCCCCCCAATATCAACCGACAGCCCCCAGTCTCTCAGCCGTACCGAGGCATCATGGGCCCCAACCACAGCATGATGCAGCCTCCCACCAGCAAG ATGGACATGGATATGAAACTATTTGGCAGTGGGATGGATGTGAAGCCAGGGACTCCTCCTGTCACCGGCAGGAGCACTACACCCACCTCCAGTCCTTACAG GGCCAGCTCCACCTCTCCTAGCAGTCAGTCCAGCAAGATGAACAGTATGCTCTACCAAAAGCAGTTTCAGCCCAGCTCTGCCGGCATGAGAATGACGCAGCACTTTCCTGGCCAGTTCAACCCACAG CTTCTGTCTCAGCCCAGCATAGTCTCTCCTCTGGTTCGCCCTCCTCATGCTAACTCCTTTGCTGGAGGTGTCCAGCGCTCTCCTATGGGCCCTCCAATGTCACCCAATGTAAGCGGTGGGCTCATGCCTCACCCCAGACCGCAGCACCCACAGCACAGCCAGCACCCCCCACGAGGACCACCTGGCTCAACCCTTGCACCCAGAGTCACGCAAGCAGCTCTAAAGGCTGAACAGGACCTAAAG gcAAAGCAGCGGGCTGAGGTGCTCCAGTCCACTCACAAGTTcttctcagaacagcagcagcagcagctcaaggCCCCGCAAGCCAGCAAAGCATCTCGAATCGATCAAGGAGGAAAACCCCCGCTTGACACATCAGCTCCAAACCACCAGACAGGAGGCGAGCGCCCAGATTCTGAAAAACCCTCTGCATCCACGGCCAAGCCCATACGGACTGGCCCCATAAAGCCGCAGGCCATCAAACCAGAGGAGGGAAAGTAA